AAGCATGGGGGCGTTTGGAAGAGGCGGAAGTTCTATTAGCAAAACAGAAACAATTAGAATCCAAATGAAAAAAAATATACTCACACAGAATAGAAACACGATGAAACCATTCACCATTCCAAAGATTATGTTGCTTGTGCCATTTCTTTTACTCTTTCGTTGTGATACAAAAACGGAAGACAAGACGTTCCTTTTTGAAGCAATAAACCCAAAAGAAGCGGGCATTCCCTTTGAAAATACCCTAACTTTTCAACAAGACTTTAATGTCTATACCTATAGAAACTATTATAATGGAGGTGGAGTAGGGCTTGGAGATTTCAATAATGACTCGCTTTTGGATATATATCTTACCGCCAATATGCTGAAGAATAAACTCTATCTGAACAAAGGAAATTGGCAGTTTGAGGATATTACAGAGAGAGCAGGTGTGGAAGGAAAGCGGTCTTGGTCAACAGGTGTGAGCATTGCGGATGTCAATGGAGACGGATGGGCAGATATATATGTCTGTAATTCGGGGAGTATACAAGGGGATAATAAACAAAATGAGCTCTTTATCAATAACCGAGACAATACCTTTCGGGAGTGTGCGGAAGAATATGGATTGGCAGACAAAGGGTATTCTACCCATGCGGCTTTTTTTGATTATGATAAGGATGGAGATTTAGATATGTATCTTTTGAATAACTCTTATCAGGCAATTGGCAGTTTTAATCTCAAAAAAAACCAACGTCCGATACGAGATTCTTTGGGAGGGGATAAACTTTTTAGAAATGATGGTAATACATTTAGAGATGTGAGCCAAGATGCGGGTATTTATGGCAGTATTATTGGCTTTGGATTGGGCGTTACGGTGGGGGATATCGACAAAGATGGTTGGCAGGATATATACGTTTCCAATGATTTTTTTGAGCGGGACTATCTGTATATAAATCAGCAAAATGGAACATTTCAAGAGGTATTGGAGGAGCAAATACGGAGTATTTCTGCTGCATCTATGGGAGCGGACTTGGCGGACATCAATAATGATGCCTATCCCGATATTTTTGTAACGGATATGCTTCCCGAACACAATGAACGTATAAAAACGGTTACTACTTTTGATAATTGGGATAGATATCAACAGAGTGTTACAAATAATTATTGGCATCAATTTACCCGTAATACCCTGCAACTCAATAATGGAGATAATACGTTTAGTGAAATAGGTCGCTTGGCAGGGGTTTCTGCGACCGATTGGAGTTGGGGGGCGCTTCTATTTGATTTTGAAAACGATGGGTATAAAGATATTTTTGTAGCAAATGGCATTTATCAAGACCTTACCGACCAGGATTTTTTGACTTTTATTACCGAAGACGAAACTGTTCAAAAAATTATCTCTCCCAAAGGGGTAAACTATAAAAAATTAGTAGAAGCCATTCCCTCCGTTCCCATACAAAACTACGCATTTATAAATAATAAGAATTTACGATTTACCAATAAAGCCGAAGAACTTGGTTTTTCTACTCCCAGTTTTTCTAATGGCTCTGCTTATGGAGATTTAGACAATGATGGGGATTTAGATTTAGTGGTAAATAACGTCAATATGCCCATTTTTCTCTATAAAAACAATGCAGAAAAGAAATTTCCACAGAACGCATACCTGCAAGTAATTCTCATCGGAGAAAATAAAAACACCTCTGCTTTTGGAACAAAAATAACCGCAAAACATCGAGGAGAAACATTTTATTTTGAGCAGATGCCTGTCAGAGGATTCCAATCATCTGTGGATCCTCGCCCTATAATTGGCTTAGGAAACATATCCATATTAGATACTCTTTTAGTAGAATTTCCTTCTCAAAAATCTTTTCTTTTAACAAACATATCTATCAATAAAACCCTCATCCTTCGAGAATCAGAGGCGAAACATCAATATACTCCTCCCCAAAAAAAGAAAGAAAACACCCTCTTTGAAGAAGTAACCCATCGTTTCAAAAATGATTTTTCACATCAAGAGAATGAATACGTGCATTTTGATACAGAACGCCTCATCTATCAAATGGCTTCTACCGAAGGACCTTGTCTCTGCACAGGGGATATTAATGGGGACTCAAGGGTAGATTTTTATCTGGGTGGAGCAAAAGGATTCTCTGGAAAACTATATATACAAAATCCAGACAATACTTTTTCTCTCTCCCAAAAAGATCTGTTTGAAAAAGATAAAAACACCGAAGACACCGACTGTGTTTTTTTTGATGCAGATAATGACGGAGCAGATGATGTATACGTTTGCAGCGGGGGAGTAGAGTTTTCCTCCGCTTCTTATGAACTTATGGATAGATTATATATGAATAAAAAAGGTATTTTGCAAAAATCTCCCCAGATGCTCCCCAGCACAAAAACCGAAAACTCATCTACCGTAGC
This DNA window, taken from Chitinophagaceae bacterium, encodes the following:
- a CDS encoding VCBS repeat-containing protein; this encodes SMGAFGRGGSSISKTETIRIQMKKNILTQNRNTMKPFTIPKIMLLVPFLLLFRCDTKTEDKTFLFEAINPKEAGIPFENTLTFQQDFNVYTYRNYYNGGGVGLGDFNNDSLLDIYLTANMLKNKLYLNKGNWQFEDITERAGVEGKRSWSTGVSIADVNGDGWADIYVCNSGSIQGDNKQNELFINNRDNTFRECAEEYGLADKGYSTHAAFFDYDKDGDLDMYLLNNSYQAIGSFNLKKNQRPIRDSLGGDKLFRNDGNTFRDVSQDAGIYGSIIGFGLGVTVGDIDKDGWQDIYVSNDFFERDYLYINQQNGTFQEVLEEQIRSISAASMGADLADINNDAYPDIFVTDMLPEHNERIKTVTTFDNWDRYQQSVTNNYWHQFTRNTLQLNNGDNTFSEIGRLAGVSATDWSWGALLFDFENDGYKDIFVANGIYQDLTDQDFLTFITEDETVQKIISPKGVNYKKLVEAIPSVPIQNYAFINNKNLRFTNKAEELGFSTPSFSNGSAYGDLDNDGDLDLVVNNVNMPIFLYKNNAEKKFPQNAYLQVILIGENKNTSAFGTKITAKHRGETFYFEQMPVRGFQSSVDPRPIIGLGNISILDTLLVEFPSQKSFLLTNISINKTLILRESEAKHQYTPPQKKKENTLFEEVTHRFKNDFSHQENEYVHFDTERLIYQMASTEGPCLCTGDINGDSRVDFYLGGAKGFSGKLYIQNPDNTFSLSQKDLFEKDKNTEDTDCVFFDADNDGADDVYVCSGGVEFSSASYELMDRLYMNKKGILQKSPQMLPSTKTENSSTVAPNDFDNDGDMDLFVGTRTDADVYGMPSYNYLLQNDGKGNFTDITKKIAPSLQKIGLVTDALWEDIDNDTTKELIVVGEWMPISIFKYAKKKFTNITQTIFLQNTEGWWNTIESADINKDGKIDFVVGNIGLNSRFRFSAEKPISLFINDFDQNGSSEQILSQYDGETSYPLALKHDLVKQIPSLKKKYLKYKSYKNETIEQIFTPKQLEKTLKKQAKIMETVVLINRGNRNFSISPLPIQAQFSPVKSIIIHDFNADDIPDIVLGGNFFEVKPEIGRYDANYGQFWKGNGDGTFQFIKNNFTGFSLIGQVRNMKIISIQEKEYILVANNNAPMQIFLNTRVK